A stretch of the Thermithiobacillus plumbiphilus genome encodes the following:
- a CDS encoding TolC family protein, protein MKFRIACSGAISLASGWVYRLAMMIPLVLFSVFARAEPLTLEQAWQRAETANPDLQAAQANLLGAQGQLRDARALFWNNPAISGDVFRRQIPDPTQSVTTRDWSVGIAQTFETAGQQGLRRGIASENLTATQEDIRNAQRQLRLAVAQRFFRVLSLQSRISMERQTLELIEGAANAVQKRFAAGADTRLDTNLAQVEAERARNQVLLLQGQLVQARADLAALLQLPPAALPEVTGTLDAPLPRYSLNQVLSSLNSRADLQAAAHRLEEARGLLRLERAAVIPDVTVGLRYGREGSAFQDDTLLGVNVSVPIPLFRRNATGIGRAQAELTQREISARALDRDARAQIQALWQQWENLVARVERLNSTVLPKLEENQRLSRIAYREGEIGLLQLLLVNRQVLDSRRDLLDAQTDLRLTQMALQGASGWPEAQQSSMPAPGAATVQAK, encoded by the coding sequence GTGAAATTCCGCATTGCTTGTAGCGGCGCCATATCTTTGGCGTCCGGCTGGGTCTATCGCCTGGCCATGATGATCCCTCTTGTCCTTTTTTCCGTTTTTGCACGCGCAGAGCCCCTGACCCTGGAACAGGCCTGGCAGCGGGCGGAAACAGCCAACCCCGACCTCCAGGCTGCACAGGCCAATCTGCTGGGAGCCCAGGGCCAGTTACGGGATGCCCGCGCGCTATTCTGGAATAACCCCGCCATTTCTGGAGATGTCTTCAGACGCCAGATCCCGGACCCCACCCAGAGCGTTACTACCCGCGACTGGAGCGTGGGTATCGCGCAGACTTTCGAGACTGCCGGTCAGCAGGGGCTGCGCCGCGGGATTGCCAGCGAGAATCTTACGGCCACCCAGGAAGATATCCGCAACGCACAACGCCAGTTGCGACTGGCTGTAGCGCAACGTTTCTTCCGGGTCTTGAGTCTCCAGTCACGCATCAGCATGGAGCGCCAGACTCTGGAGCTCATTGAAGGCGCAGCGAATGCGGTCCAGAAACGTTTCGCCGCCGGCGCGGATACCCGGCTCGACACCAATCTCGCCCAGGTCGAAGCAGAACGGGCGCGCAATCAGGTTCTCCTGTTGCAGGGACAGCTGGTCCAGGCCCGGGCTGATCTGGCCGCTCTGCTGCAATTACCACCCGCAGCATTGCCGGAAGTGACGGGCACGCTGGATGCTCCCTTGCCCCGCTACTCCCTGAACCAAGTGCTGAGCTCCCTGAATAGTCGCGCTGACTTGCAGGCAGCCGCCCATCGGCTCGAAGAAGCACGCGGGCTACTGCGGCTGGAACGCGCTGCCGTGATACCGGATGTCACGGTAGGTCTCCGCTATGGCCGGGAGGGCTCTGCCTTTCAAGACGACACGCTGCTTGGCGTCAATGTCAGCGTGCCCATTCCTCTGTTCCGCCGCAATGCCACCGGCATCGGTCGCGCCCAGGCCGAGCTGACCCAACGCGAGATCAGCGCGCGGGCGCTGGATCGTGACGCCCGCGCCCAGATCCAGGCACTGTGGCAACAATGGGAGAATCTGGTGGCCCGCGTGGAACGGCTCAATAGCACTGTGCTGCCCAAACTGGAAGAAAACCAGCGCCTGTCACGTATCGCTTATCGCGAGGGCGAGATCGGCCTCCTGCAGCTTCTGCTGGTAAACCGGCAGGTACTGGACAGCCGGCGGGATCTTCTGGATGCCCAGACTGATCTGCGCCTGACCCAGATGGCGCTGCAGGGAGCCTCCGGCTGGCCCGAGGCTCAACAGTCATCCATGCCCGCCCCAGGCGCGGCAACAGTACAAGCCAAATAA
- a CDS encoding efflux RND transporter periplasmic adaptor subunit translates to MNRNSASSTTAKPVSRRLAMVIMLGVLTLSACGKKQESPEKASAEQPTEKKALDQAGHPAENLIQLGADEAQTAGLRTALVQERDVSEHITATATIQPNQNRLAHVAPLIPGRLTRVTANLGDRVKKGQVLATVNSVEAGQARATYQQAQSELSLAQANFERAERLYKQQIVAQKDYLKARADLQQAQANLRAARERLHTYGVTANSNGEPSVVPVTAPIAGTVIEKKAVIGELAGPDQPLFTVADLSTLWIETDIYEKDLGKLEPGSPASVTVAAYPGETFKGRISYLSPAMDPETRTVKARVEVANPDGRLRPNMFASVAIETPARKQVLQVPDDAVVLLQGQPSVFVAEGKGFEARAVQTGDKFGGQTTIQSGLKAGEQVVVSGAYALKARMLKSQIGDEH, encoded by the coding sequence ATGAACAGAAATTCAGCATCCTCAACCACCGCAAAACCGGTCTCCCGCCGCCTTGCCATGGTGATCATGCTTGGGGTCCTGACCCTGAGTGCTTGCGGGAAAAAACAGGAAAGCCCCGAGAAGGCCTCGGCCGAGCAGCCAACCGAGAAAAAAGCGCTCGACCAGGCCGGCCACCCGGCCGAAAACCTCATCCAGCTCGGCGCGGATGAAGCTCAAACGGCGGGCCTGCGCACGGCCTTGGTGCAAGAACGTGATGTCAGTGAACACATCACCGCCACAGCCACCATCCAGCCCAACCAGAACCGGCTGGCGCATGTAGCGCCGCTCATCCCTGGCCGCTTGACGCGCGTCACTGCCAATCTCGGTGATCGCGTCAAAAAGGGGCAGGTTCTCGCCACCGTCAACAGTGTCGAGGCCGGTCAGGCCCGTGCGACCTACCAGCAGGCACAAAGTGAACTCTCGCTTGCCCAGGCAAATTTCGAGCGTGCCGAACGGCTCTACAAACAACAAATCGTGGCGCAAAAGGATTACCTCAAAGCCCGCGCCGACCTGCAGCAGGCCCAGGCCAACCTGCGCGCCGCGCGCGAACGGCTGCACACCTATGGGGTGACCGCCAATAGCAATGGCGAGCCCTCGGTGGTACCCGTGACAGCGCCCATCGCCGGCACCGTGATCGAGAAGAAGGCCGTGATCGGCGAGCTCGCCGGACCGGATCAGCCCCTCTTCACCGTGGCGGATCTGTCCACACTGTGGATAGAAACGGATATATATGAAAAGGATCTCGGCAAACTCGAGCCCGGCTCTCCCGCCAGTGTTACGGTCGCGGCCTATCCCGGTGAGACATTCAAAGGCCGGATCAGCTACCTCAGCCCCGCCATGGATCCGGAAACCCGCACTGTCAAGGCCCGGGTGGAGGTAGCGAATCCGGATGGCCGCCTGCGGCCGAACATGTTCGCCAGCGTCGCCATCGAGACGCCAGCCCGCAAGCAGGTGCTCCAGGTACCCGACGATGCCGTGGTGCTGCTGCAAGGCCAGCCAAGCGTGTTTGTGGCCGAGGGCAAGGGCTTCGAGGCGCGTGCGGTACAAACCGGCGATAAGTTCGGGGGCCAGACCACCATTCAGTCCGGGCTCAAAGCAGGTGAGCAGGTGGTCGTCAGCGGTGCCTACGCACTGAAAGCACGCATGCTGAAGTCACAGATCGGCGACGAGCATTGA